The proteins below come from a single Argentina anserina chromosome 1, drPotAnse1.1, whole genome shotgun sequence genomic window:
- the LOC126784153 gene encoding probable ubiquitin-conjugating enzyme E2 18 isoform X1: MTSSSASSRKVILSKIACNRLQKELLEWQVNPPVGFKHKVTDNLQRWVIEVTGAPGTLYSNETYQLQVDFPEHYPMEAPQVIFVPPAPMHPHIYSNGHICLDILYDSWSPAMTVSSVCISILSMLSSSPAKQRPEDNDRYVKNCRNGRSPKETRWWFHDDKV; encoded by the exons ATGACCAGCTCCTCCGCCTCCTCCCGCAAGGTC ATTCTGAGTAAGATTGCATGCAATCGCCTCCAGAAGGAGCTCCTGGAGTGGCAGGTCAATCCTCCCGTCGGTTTCAAACACAAAGTCACTGACAATCTCCAGAG GTGGGTGATCGAAGTGACTGGAGCTCCGGGGACTCTTTATTCGAATGAGACCTATCAGCTTCAGGTTGATTTCCCTGAGCATTACCCAATGGAAGCACCGCAG GTTATCTTTGTGCCTCCAGCTCCGATGCATCCTCATATTTATAGCAATGGCCATATTTGTTTAG ATATTTTGTACGATTCTTGGTCACCAGCCATGACTGTGAGTTCTGTATGTATTAGCATCCTCTCTATGCTATCAAGCTCGCCTGCGAAG CAACGCCCAGAAGATAATGACAGGTATGTAAAGAATTGTAGAAATGGAAGATCTCCCAAAGAGACGAGATGGTGGTTCCATGATGATAAGGTGTAA
- the LOC126784153 gene encoding probable ubiquitin-conjugating enzyme E2 18 isoform X2, translated as MTSSSASSRKILSKIACNRLQKELLEWQVNPPVGFKHKVTDNLQRWVIEVTGAPGTLYSNETYQLQVDFPEHYPMEAPQVIFVPPAPMHPHIYSNGHICLDILYDSWSPAMTVSSVCISILSMLSSSPAKQRPEDNDRYVKNCRNGRSPKETRWWFHDDKV; from the exons ATGACCAGCTCCTCCGCCTCCTCCCGCAAG ATTCTGAGTAAGATTGCATGCAATCGCCTCCAGAAGGAGCTCCTGGAGTGGCAGGTCAATCCTCCCGTCGGTTTCAAACACAAAGTCACTGACAATCTCCAGAG GTGGGTGATCGAAGTGACTGGAGCTCCGGGGACTCTTTATTCGAATGAGACCTATCAGCTTCAGGTTGATTTCCCTGAGCATTACCCAATGGAAGCACCGCAG GTTATCTTTGTGCCTCCAGCTCCGATGCATCCTCATATTTATAGCAATGGCCATATTTGTTTAG ATATTTTGTACGATTCTTGGTCACCAGCCATGACTGTGAGTTCTGTATGTATTAGCATCCTCTCTATGCTATCAAGCTCGCCTGCGAAG CAACGCCCAGAAGATAATGACAGGTATGTAAAGAATTGTAGAAATGGAAGATCTCCCAAAGAGACGAGATGGTGGTTCCATGATGATAAGGTGTAA